The stretch of DNA GGCCCGCCGCATCTGCTCCAGCTGGGCCCGGGCCGCCATCTGCTGGGCGAAGAGGGCGGTCTGGATGCCGTGGAAGAGGCCCTCCAGCCAGCCGACCAGCTGGGCCTGGGCGATCCGCAGCTCGGCCTCGGTGGGGATGGTGTCGTCGGTGAACGGCAGCGACAGGCGCTCCAGCTCCTCGACCAGCTCGGGGGCGAGGCCGAGCTCCAGCTCCTTGATCGAGCTCTTGTGGATCTCCTTCAGCCGCACCCGGCTGGCCTCGTCGAGGGGAGCCGCCCGCACTTCCTCCAGCAGCTGCTTGATCATGCTGCCGATCCGCATGACCTTGGCCGGCTGCTCGACCATCTCGGTCACCGGCAGCTCCCGGGGCTCCGCGCCCTCGGCGCCCGCCCGGCCGAGCCCCGCACCGACCGGCATCCCGTCCGGTCCCACGATCAGCACCTTCGGGATCTCCCCCGGCTGCGAAGCTTCGTTCATCGGGTTAGTCATAGCTCCTTCATATGCTTCGGCGACGGAGAGGGTCAACTGACACCCCGCCAGTAACCTCGGGGGCTCCGCCCGGTGCGGCGGCCGCACCGGGCTCAGCGCCGCCGCAGCCGCAGGCCGAC from Kitasatospora sp. MMS16-BH015 encodes:
- a CDS encoding bacterial proteasome activator family protein, giving the protein MTNPMNEASQPGEIPKVLIVGPDGMPVGAGLGRAGAEGAEPRELPVTEMVEQPAKVMRIGSMIKQLLEEVRAAPLDEASRVRLKEIHKSSIKELELGLAPELVEELERLSLPFTDDTIPTEAELRIAQAQLVGWLEGLFHGIQTALFAQQMAARAQLEQMRRALPPGSLGAEQDHDDPADGRGLRAGPYL